The Populus alba chromosome 4, ASM523922v2, whole genome shotgun sequence genome contains a region encoding:
- the LOC118059258 gene encoding uncharacterized protein isoform X2: MFVHKDESDGASVKLVVFQGARASNKGVSVLTKDTNSAAVFGSLKILSYNVWFRADLEKHRRMEALGELIQLHSPDVICLQEVIPDIYDIFQQSSWWKAYQCSVSSEIASSRGYFCMQLSKLPVKSFSTKPFMKSIMGRKLCIAELEVPGKKSLVVATSHLESPCPAPPKWDQMFSKEGVDQAKEAINLLKKNSNVIFCGDMNWDDKLDGQFPSPDGWVDAWVELKLGDDGWTYDTKSNQMLSGNFPLQKTGSIHMQSA, encoded by the exons ATGAAAGTGATGGGGCTAGTGTGAAATTGGTTGTGTTTCAAGGAGCTAGGGCATCAAACAAGGGAGTCTCTGTTTTAACAA AGGATACAAATTCAGCAGCAGTGTTTGGTTCCTTGAAGATTTTGAGCTACAATGTTTGGTTCCGAGCAGACCTGGAGAAGCATAGGAGGATGGAAGCACTTGGTGAACTTATTCAACTACATTCACCAGATGTCATTTGTTTACAG gAGGTTATTCCAGATATATATGACATATTTCAGCAATCCAGCTGGTGGAAAGCATATCAATGCTCTGTTTCTTCTGAAATAGCAAGTTCAAGAGGATACTTTTGCATGCAG TTAAGCAAACTACCAGTAAAATCTTTCAGCACTAAACCCTTTATGAAATCAATAATGGGGAGAAAACTTTGCATTGCTGAGCTTGAAGTTCCAGGAAAAAAGTCATTAGTTGTTGCCACAAGCCATCTAGAGAGTCCTTGTCCGGCACCTCCAAAATGGGATCAGATGTTCAGCAAGGAAGGCGTGGATCAGGCAAAGGAGGCCATCAACCTTCTCAAGAAGAACTCAAATGTGATTTTTTGTGGTGACATGAACTGGGACGATAAGTTGGATGGTCAGTTTCCTTCCCCTGATGGATGGGTTGATGCCTGGGTAGAGTTGAAGCTAGGGGACGATGGATGGACATATGATACCAAATCCAACCAAATGTTGTCCGGCAATTTTCCATTGCAGAAGACTGGATCGATTCATATGCAGTCTGCGTGA
- the LOC118059258 gene encoding uncharacterized protein isoform X1, translating to MNATGEVQVCQLFVNLFYESDGASVKLVVFQGARASNKGVSVLTKDTNSAAVFGSLKILSYNVWFRADLEKHRRMEALGELIQLHSPDVICLQEVIPDIYDIFQQSSWWKAYQCSVSSEIASSRGYFCMQLSKLPVKSFSTKPFMKSIMGRKLCIAELEVPGKKSLVVATSHLESPCPAPPKWDQMFSKEGVDQAKEAINLLKKNSNVIFCGDMNWDDKLDGQFPSPDGWVDAWVELKLGDDGWTYDTKSNQMLSGNFPLQKTGSIHMQSA from the exons ATGAAAGTGATGGGGCTAGTGTGAAATTGGTTGTGTTTCAAGGAGCTAGGGCATCAAACAAGGGAGTCTCTGTTTTAACAA AGGATACAAATTCAGCAGCAGTGTTTGGTTCCTTGAAGATTTTGAGCTACAATGTTTGGTTCCGAGCAGACCTGGAGAAGCATAGGAGGATGGAAGCACTTGGTGAACTTATTCAACTACATTCACCAGATGTCATTTGTTTACAG gAGGTTATTCCAGATATATATGACATATTTCAGCAATCCAGCTGGTGGAAAGCATATCAATGCTCTGTTTCTTCTGAAATAGCAAGTTCAAGAGGATACTTTTGCATGCAG TTAAGCAAACTACCAGTAAAATCTTTCAGCACTAAACCCTTTATGAAATCAATAATGGGGAGAAAACTTTGCATTGCTGAGCTTGAAGTTCCAGGAAAAAAGTCATTAGTTGTTGCCACAAGCCATCTAGAGAGTCCTTGTCCGGCACCTCCAAAATGGGATCAGATGTTCAGCAAGGAAGGCGTGGATCAGGCAAAGGAGGCCATCAACCTTCTCAAGAAGAACTCAAATGTGATTTTTTGTGGTGACATGAACTGGGACGATAAGTTGGATGGTCAGTTTCCTTCCCCTGATGGATGGGTTGATGCCTGGGTAGAGTTGAAGCTAGGGGACGATGGATGGACATATGATACCAAATCCAACCAAATGTTGTCCGGCAATTTTCCATTGCAGAAGACTGGATCGATTCATATGCAGTCTGCGTGA
- the LOC118059258 gene encoding uncharacterized protein isoform X3 — translation MFVHKGARASNKGVSVLTKDTNSAAVFGSLKILSYNVWFRADLEKHRRMEALGELIQLHSPDVICLQEVIPDIYDIFQQSSWWKAYQCSVSSEIASSRGYFCMQLSKLPVKSFSTKPFMKSIMGRKLCIAELEVPGKKSLVVATSHLESPCPAPPKWDQMFSKEGVDQAKEAINLLKKNSNVIFCGDMNWDDKLDGQFPSPDGWVDAWVELKLGDDGWTYDTKSNQMLSGNFPLQKTGSIHMQSA, via the exons GAGCTAGGGCATCAAACAAGGGAGTCTCTGTTTTAACAA AGGATACAAATTCAGCAGCAGTGTTTGGTTCCTTGAAGATTTTGAGCTACAATGTTTGGTTCCGAGCAGACCTGGAGAAGCATAGGAGGATGGAAGCACTTGGTGAACTTATTCAACTACATTCACCAGATGTCATTTGTTTACAG gAGGTTATTCCAGATATATATGACATATTTCAGCAATCCAGCTGGTGGAAAGCATATCAATGCTCTGTTTCTTCTGAAATAGCAAGTTCAAGAGGATACTTTTGCATGCAG TTAAGCAAACTACCAGTAAAATCTTTCAGCACTAAACCCTTTATGAAATCAATAATGGGGAGAAAACTTTGCATTGCTGAGCTTGAAGTTCCAGGAAAAAAGTCATTAGTTGTTGCCACAAGCCATCTAGAGAGTCCTTGTCCGGCACCTCCAAAATGGGATCAGATGTTCAGCAAGGAAGGCGTGGATCAGGCAAAGGAGGCCATCAACCTTCTCAAGAAGAACTCAAATGTGATTTTTTGTGGTGACATGAACTGGGACGATAAGTTGGATGGTCAGTTTCCTTCCCCTGATGGATGGGTTGATGCCTGGGTAGAGTTGAAGCTAGGGGACGATGGATGGACATATGATACCAAATCCAACCAAATGTTGTCCGGCAATTTTCCATTGCAGAAGACTGGATCGATTCATATGCAGTCTGCGTGA